One Sulfitobacter sp. HNIBRBA3233 DNA segment encodes these proteins:
- a CDS encoding polysaccharide deacetylase family protein — MTENECEKLHLTQDLCWPGGRRIAVVFNLAYEMWSPGVTSGVGPMGNMLADGLFDPNADSYGRYNATHGIPRLVSILERHDIPATLMTSGLVAEAFPERLRAYAERGHDIVGHGMAQNMVFPTLSTQDALHSVTRTTELIEAAIGQRPAGWISPRVTSSTEIQEILLAQGYAWHADVLDGDHPYVQQFREGNILAIPMSVEFNDLPHAMRFGRTPGQFVDLVKEALAGIQAQPPETIILDIFAHGHCYGRPAAAWAIDEIAKICRNDKSIWLTTRSEISTHLARLGECAA, encoded by the coding sequence ATGACTGAAAATGAATGCGAAAAGCTGCATTTAACTCAGGATCTATGTTGGCCGGGGGGCCGCCGGATCGCCGTCGTGTTCAACCTCGCCTACGAGATGTGGTCGCCCGGCGTCACCTCGGGTGTCGGTCCGATGGGCAACATGCTGGCAGACGGTCTGTTCGACCCTAATGCCGACAGCTACGGGCGCTACAACGCCACCCACGGCATCCCGCGACTGGTTTCCATCCTTGAGCGCCACGACATTCCTGCCACGCTGATGACCTCCGGTCTAGTGGCCGAAGCCTTTCCAGAGCGATTGCGCGCCTATGCAGAACGGGGACATGATATCGTTGGGCACGGGATGGCTCAGAACATGGTCTTCCCGACCCTGTCCACGCAAGACGCGCTGCATTCAGTCACCCGCACGACCGAGCTAATCGAAGCGGCGATTGGCCAGCGTCCTGCGGGTTGGATCAGCCCTCGGGTAACGTCGTCAACCGAGATACAAGAGATTTTATTGGCGCAGGGCTACGCTTGGCACGCTGATGTGCTGGATGGCGACCATCCCTACGTCCAGCAATTTAGAGAGGGCAACATCCTCGCCATCCCGATGTCTGTCGAGTTCAACGACCTGCCGCACGCAATGCGTTTTGGCAGGACGCCTGGACAATTTGTCGATCTCGTCAAAGAGGCCCTCGCCGGGATTCAGGCGCAACCCCCGGAAACGATCATCCTCGATATTTTTGCCCATGGACACTGCTATGGTCGCCCCGCCGCTGCCTGGGCTATCGACGAGATTGCAAAGATATGCCGAAACGATAAATCGATCTGGCTAACAACCCGTTCCGAAATATCGACACATCTCGCACGGCTGGGCGAATGCGCTGCTTGA
- a CDS encoding helix-turn-helix domain-containing protein: protein MTYSPTAQMITKGIEESGLTQREIADRVGFTHSSTLKMIEQGLTRVPLDRIPALAQTLGLDQSTLLLAAIAEYHPGIYEVLCDTLGLPLSQAEQGVVVMFRMAALKNDIELDEPFRKALEGLLELTEAAKMR from the coding sequence ATGACCTACAGCCCTACAGCCCAGATGATCACGAAAGGCATTGAGGAGTCAGGCCTCACACAACGAGAGATCGCAGATCGCGTGGGCTTCACCCATTCCAGTACTTTGAAGATGATTGAGCAAGGACTGACTCGTGTACCGCTTGATCGCATCCCCGCGTTGGCACAAACACTTGGCTTGGATCAATCAACATTGCTTCTTGCCGCCATCGCAGAATATCACCCAGGCATTTACGAGGTCCTGTGCGACACGCTCGGACTTCCACTCAGCCAAGCCGAACAGGGTGTGGTCGTCATGTTCCGAATGGCCGCCCTGAAAAACGATATTGAGTTGGATGAGCCTTTTCGCAAAGCTTTGGAGGGATTACTGGAACTTACGGAGGCCGCAAAGATGCGGTGA